The bacterium genome includes the window TGAGGTGCTCTCGAGACGCGCCCTCGCCCGCACCCTGGCCTCGTTGAAAATCGAGATCACCGCTCTGGCCGATGCAGACGAGGCTTCCGCGGCGCTCGAGCGCGAGGATTTCGAAGGACTGCTGATCCGGCAGAAGACCGGAGGCCGCGATGGCCTCGAATTGATTCGCCGAGCACGGGAGTTGTACCCACAGATCACCTGCATCCTGCTGGCAGATCTCGATACGCCCGAGGCCTCTCGCGACGCCCTGGAAGCGGGTGCCTTCTGGGTCCTGCCCCGGCCCTTCGAACACGGTTTTGCGGCCGTGCGCGACGTGGTCCAGCGGGCTCTCGCATCGTGTGCACCGGGCGATGGCAGCGCTCAGGTGAAGCGCGCGGGCTCCCGCACGATCATCGGCGAGAGCGCGGCCCTGCAAAGCGTGCTCTCGATCGCGCACAAGGTCGCGTCGAGCGCCGCGACCGTGCTCGTCACGGGAGAAAGCGGTACCGGCAAGGAACTGTTTGCGCGGGCGATCCACGATCACAGCCGCCGCGCGGACCGTGCCTTCATTCCGGTGAACTGCGGTGCGATTCCCGAGGACTTACTGGAGTCGGAACTGTTCGGACATGTTCGCGGCGCGTTCACGCACGCCGTCGAGGATCGCCAGGGACGCTTCACGCTGGCAGACGGCGGAACGATTTTCCTGGATGAAATTGGTGATATGAGCCCGTCTCTGCAGGTCAAGCTCCTGCGCGTTCTGGAAGACGGCTGCTTTGAACCCGTCGGCGCGTCGCGCACTCAGCGAGTCGACGTGCGCGTGATCGCCGCCACCAATCAGAAGCTCGAAGCCGCCATGCAGGTCGGTCAATTCAGGCGCGACCTGTTCTATCGACTCAATGTAGTTCCAATCGAGCTACCGCCACTGCGCGAGCGGCGCGAAGACGTTCCGACGCTCGTGGAGCACTTCATGAAGCGCATCCTCGAGCGGCGTGGCGTGCAACGGCACGTTTCGGCTTCGGCGCTGGAACTTCTGCAACGCTACGACTGGCCGGGGAATGTGCGTGAACTCGAGAACGTGCTCGAACGCGTTGTCTTGCTGTCCAGTGGAGATTGCATTCGAGCCGAAGACCTGCCGCCGCCCATTGGCGATTCGCGCCCGCAGGAGAGCGAAAACGGGACGCAACTCCCCGGATCGGGCCTGGCGTTTTCCGAACTCGTGGCTCGCTATGAGCGCGACCTGCTGAAGCGAGCGCTCGACCAGACCGGTTGGAACAAGAGTCGTGCGGCCGTCCTGCTCGGACTCAACCGAACGACCTTGCTCGAGATGATCAAGCGTCGGGACGTGACCCCCGACACCACGCAAGATCGGGCGGTGGACTCACTCGTCTAGAACGTCGTCGATCGCCTCGACCACCTGAACGCCGCCCGCGGGTTCCAAGTCGAGTCCCGTCGTCTCCATGATGCGTGCAACCAGCATGTAGAAACCGATCGCCACCACCAGTTCCACGATCTCCTGCGCGGAGAGCTTCTGCTTGAGAGGCTCGAGTACGGCGTCGGAGGGACGCGCGTGATCGATCAATTCGCTGGTGAAGCCCAGGACATCGCGCTCCAGTTCGTCGAAACAGGACGCCTGGATCTCGCCCTTTTCGAGGGCCGCGATCTGCGCTTTCGTGGCACCGGCCCGTTCGGCGATCGGAACGTGCTGGACCCACTCGTACTCGGCCTTCGATACCCGCGCCACCTGCAGGATTGCCAGCTCACGCAGCTTGTCGTCGAGCATCTGTCGGCCCAGGATCGTTCCTCCCAGACGCACCAGTGAGCTGAAGTTGCGCTCGGCATGCGCGAACATG containing:
- a CDS encoding sigma-54-dependent Fis family transcriptional regulator codes for the protein MPVPTTVRLLLVDDEVLSRRALARTLASLKIEITALADADEASAALEREDFEGLLIRQKTGGRDGLELIRRARELYPQITCILLADLDTPEASRDALEAGAFWVLPRPFEHGFAAVRDVVQRALASCAPGDGSAQVKRAGSRTIIGESAALQSVLSIAHKVASSAATVLVTGESGTGKELFARAIHDHSRRADRAFIPVNCGAIPEDLLESELFGHVRGAFTHAVEDRQGRFTLADGGTIFLDEIGDMSPSLQVKLLRVLEDGCFEPVGASRTQRVDVRVIAATNQKLEAAMQVGQFRRDLFYRLNVVPIELPPLRERREDVPTLVEHFMKRILERRGVQRHVSASALELLQRYDWPGNVRELENVLERVVLLSSGDCIRAEDLPPPIGDSRPQESENGTQLPGSGLAFSELVARYERDLLKRALDQTGWNKSRAAVLLGLNRTTLLEMIKRRDVTPDTTQDRAVDSLV
- a CDS encoding carboxymuconolactone decarboxylase family protein, whose protein sequence is MSRLPYKNISDLHSSVREVYDALPLKLGIFRMFAHAERNFSSLVRLGGTILGRQMLDDKLRELAILQVARVSKAEYEWVQHVPIAERAGATKAQIAALEKGEIQASCFDELERDVLGFTSELIDHARPSDAVLEPLKQKLSAQEIVELVVAIGFYMLVARIMETTGLDLEPAGGVQVVEAIDDVLDE